A single window of Onychomys torridus chromosome 8, mOncTor1.1, whole genome shotgun sequence DNA harbors:
- the LOC118589541 gene encoding cyclin-Q, translated as MEAVRPDSGERGAAGARSEERPAPEARVHFRVTRFIMEAGVKLGMQSIPIATACTIYHKFFCEINLDAYDLYLVAMSSIYLAGKVEEQHLRTRDIINVSHRYFNPGSEPLELDSRFWELRDSIVQCELLMLRVLRFQVSFQHPHKYLLHYLISLKNWLNRYSWQRTPISVTAWALLRDSYHGGLCLRFQAQHLAVAVLYLALQVYGVEVPAEGEAEKPWWQVFSDDLTKPIIDNIVSDLIQIYTMDTEIP; from the coding sequence ATGGAGGCTGTTCGGCCAGACAGCGGCGAAAGAGGGGCGGCAGGGGCTCGATCTGAGGAGAGGCCGGCGCCCGAGGCCAGGGTGCACTTCCGAGTAACCCGGTTTATCATGGAGGCAGGCGTCAAGCTAGGCATGCAGTCCATCCCCATCGCCACAGCGTGCACCATTTACCATAAGTTCTTCTGCGAGATCAACCTGGACGCTTATGACCTCTACCTGGTCGCCATGTCTTCCATTTACTTGGCCGGCAAAGTGGAGGAGCAACACTTGCGTACACGTGACATCATCAACGTGTCACACAGGTACTTTAACCCGGGCAGCGAGCCGTTGGAGCTGGATTCCCGTTTCTGGGAGCTGCGAGACAGCATTGTGCAATGTGAGCTGCTTATGCTACGAGTTTTGCGCTTCCAGGTctctttccagcacccacacaagtACCTGCTGCACTACTTGATTTCCCTCAAGAACTGGCTGAATCGTTACAGCTGGCAGAGAACCCCCATCTCTGTTACAGCCTGGGCCCTGCTACGAGATAGCTACCATGGGGGGCTGTGCCTCCGCTTCCAGGCTCAGCACCTAGCTGTGGCAGTGCTCTACCTGGCCCTGCAGGTCTATGGAGTCGAGGTGCCTGCAGAGGGTGAGGCTGAGaagccttggtggcaagtgttTAGTGACGACCTCACCAAGCCAATCATTGACAATATCGTGTCTGATCTCATTCAGATTTATACTATGGACACAGAGATCCCTTAA